The segment GCGGCTGGTCATCACAAAGACCATCAGTACACTGGCGGCTGAATGCTGTTTTCTCAGTTTTTCGGCACCGGTCGAGGTGAACGCCGCCACAGCTTCCTCCAGATCCGCCAGGGGGGTTATCGGATGTTTGAACGATCGGGATACGCAGATGCCTTTTCGGGAAGGGGGGATGTTTTCAAGCCCGTAGCAGGGGGTGCCCCTGAGCTCCTGAAGCAGCCGGGAACCATGAACCCCCATTTTTTTTCTGATAAAATGGTCATCCGCATCCCTGAGCTGCCGAGCGGTCACAATTCCGTGTCGGGTTAAAAAATGCGCGTATTGAGGCCCGACGCCCCACACATCTTCTACGGCGGTCATTTCCAGTGCCTTGTTTTGATACATGAAAGCTGTCAGATCCAACACCCCATCGGTTTTCAAGGATTTTTTGGCAATCCGGTTGGCGATTTTGGCAAGGGTTTTGGTTTTGGCAATACCCACAGATACCGGCACCCCGGTCCATTGCCTGACTGTGGCGCGGATGGCTCGGCCGTAATCGGTCAGGTCATATCGTTTGAAACCGGACAGGTCCAGAAAGGCCTCATCGATGGAATAAATTTCAATGTCCGGGGTAAACCGGGAAAAGGTCTGCATAATCCGGCGGGACATATCCCCGTACAGGGCGTAATTGGATGAAAAGACTTTTACATCGTGGGCCTTGATCATCTGGGCGATGGTAAATACCGGCGTTCCTGCTTTTATGCCCAGCGCTTTGGCTTCATTGGATCGGGCCACCACACAGCCGTCATTGTTGGACAGCACGATCACCGGTTTGCCTTCTAATCCGGGATTGAATACGCGCTCACAGGAGACATAAAAATTATTGCAGTCAACCAGTGCGAATATGGTGCCTTTTGGGGACAGATTCATACGGCCGATCGTTTCGAAAGTGACGTACCGGTCTGC is part of the Desulfobacterales bacterium genome and harbors:
- a CDS encoding Y-family DNA polymerase, whose amino-acid sequence is MRQKIRNKDSLADRYVTFETIGRMNLSPKGTIFALVDCNNFYVSCERVFNPGLEGKPVIVLSNNDGCVVARSNEAKALGIKAGTPVFTIAQMIKAHDVKVFSSNYALYGDMSRRIMQTFSRFTPDIEIYSIDEAFLDLSGFKRYDLTDYGRAIRATVRQWTGVPVSVGIAKTKTLAKIANRIAKKSLKTDGVLDLTAFMYQNKALEMTAVEDVWGVGPQYAHFLTRHGIVTARQLRDADDHFIRKKMGVHGSRLLQELRGTPCYGLENIPPSRKGICVSRSFKHPITPLADLEEAVAAFTSTGAEKLRKQHSAASVLMVFVMTSRFGKEACYFNSHTTALPVPTSDTAELICLARRGLEKIYRKECGYKKAGILFKALVSDRHIQCGLFDPRNRNRSDRLMQAFDHINAQMGANTVKYAAVGLDSDPGWKTVFSRRSPAYTTDWNQLPTVF